The Paenibacillus sp. BIC5C1 DNA segment AATAGCGGTTCTCCGCCCCACAGGAACACACGTGATTTGCGTTCTCTCGTTTCGGCGAGCAGTTTCTCCACGACGGGAATCTCGATTTCGTCTCTCTTCACTTCACTGGCAAAGCCGTGATGAAAACCATCTGGATTCCATTCAAAACAATGCTTGCAGCGCAGGTTACAGCCGTTATTAAGCTTGATTCCGATCTCATAAGGCACGGGCGCGGCATACGTCGGGTCCTCCCGGCGTTTCCTTCCCGTTTCTGCGAGCGGAACGAGGGTTCTTTTCATATTTTGGAATGTCAGCTTATCAAACGTAACTGCTGTTTTCGGCTGCATACGTTTTCCTCCCCAATTGATTGATTTTTGATCGCTGCTCCAGCAAACGTCTGTACAGCTCTTCGAGATGTTGTTCCGAGTAGTGTAGAGCTTTCCATTCTGCGAACCGGATACCAAAACCACAGGACTGCCAATAGTTTGAATTCTGAAGCTCATGGTCGCCGAAAGGCTCCAACATAACAAAAGGTATTCCGTAGGACAACGAATCGTTCAATGTTGCTCCTCCCGGCTTGCTGATAATGGCAGCGCAATTGCGCATCATATCCGTGTAATCAGAGTAATTACGCAGCGGAATTGCCCGAAGAATGCCTTCTTCACGCACATATCGGTTCATTGGTGGAAACGAATGCCGCCCTTGGGCATCCCGACTCCACGGATTCCATGAAGCATCTGTACCGAAGTAGCGTGTGCTTCCATCGTCCTCCTCCACCTCTGAAGCATCGTAGACAATCACATTCAGCAAATAACCAAGTTGGCGAAGCTCACTAATCGTTGACGCGTACGTTCCTATCCCCCAGCCGCCGCCATGGATCAAAATGCGTCCGTCACGCTGTGCATAAGGCAGGAGCTCCTTTTCATCTGAGGCAATATAGCAATCTGGAGACAACCTTGAAGGCTCGTAAAGCCAGACATTATCGTAATCCGGATACAAGGACTTGTGTACTTTAAACGATGGCGTATCGCACGCATCCAAACGGATCAGTTGAATATCCAGAGACGTGTGCGCAATGGATTTGTACCTCTCCAGGATCGGGAGCCAAAAACCGGTAAACACAGCAAACTGGGACACGCCATCACGTAACCAGGATTCCAACAGGAACTGAACTTCTGCTTCATTTAGGGAAGAATCTACAGGCTTGGCCAGCTTATGTCCCATAAGGGCAACGGAGAAATCGGCATGAAATGCTTTTTTGGTAGAATTAATCTTGGACCTGATTTCTTCATGATACAGATTCTCCAGCACGTGAATGCCTGTTTTAACACCTCTATCTTGCAGGTACGTATGCAGATGCATAGCCGGAATGTATGCACCAAGCGAATTGCCCGAAGCAAGCAGGGTAACCGAAGATGAATTCATGCGCAGCCTCCGCATTACAGATTTAGTTGTACACTTTAATGGACAAGTCGGCGAGTACCTGCCTCAGGCTTACGATCAGTTCACTGCGATGTTCTTCGTCACGGCCCACCACCGAGATATACAGTCGTCCCTTCGGCATTCCGCGATGACTCTGAATTCCCTCGGATTTTCGCCGAGAGGTCATAATACCATTCACCATTAAGGTGTTAGAGGAAATAGGTACAATTCCATACTTACCTTGCCCGCTGAATAGAAGACCAGATACATGCAGAGTGTCCATTAGACTTTCAAATGTGAAGCCTTCAGGTAGACCGAGAGACAGAAAGGTAAGCAGGCCACTGTAGCCGTACATTTCCCATCCTTTGTCAAGGTAAGTATTAATAAGACCCATGGATTGGCGGGCGTTAATCTCTACAATGGGCACGATACCCCCGTCCTCCAGAATCATGGAATCGAAGCAAACGAAACCATGGTATCCATCTTCAAATAATATCCGAAGTGCCTTTTCCATTGTATCGAAATAACCCGCGTTCTCCAGCAGAAGAAGCAAAACTTCATCTGCTCTAATAGAACCGCCGTAATTCTGCTGCTGATTCAACATGCGCTGAACCGAAAGAAACTCCCTCTCACCGTTCGTATGAATGAACCAGTGTGAGCTGAAATCAAGTTCTTTTCTCAGTAGTGGTTCCAGTAGAAATTGCGAGCGCATCCCCCTTCTCTCCTGCTTTTCCAGGTGCTCTCCTATCCTTCGCTGCATGGCTTCATTTTCAATGAGCAGGTTGCCCTTGCCGGAAACGCCAAATGGATCTTTTAGCAAATACGCCCCTCGCTTCAGCAACGTGTTTCCGACAGCCTGTACTTCTGCTACACTATTCACTTCCGTACCATAACACTGCTCTCCGATTTTGGTCAGGAGTCGGTTGGAGTAGAATTTGGAATTCACATGTTTAACCGTCTCAAGGTCCGGCAAAGAACCCAATGATCCAGCAACATGCATGTACCGCGCTGTATCAGCCGTAATGGCATATGGAGATAGATGTTTTACGTTGTGGGTCAATATTTCTTCACACTGTCGACTGTCTGAAGCAAGACTGAACATGCACTGCTTGAATACGTCCGGTTCCGGTAGGTAGCTCTTCTCATCGTTCAAATCAAAGTGGTAACGGTTATGAAAAGAAAAACCTAACCCGTTCAGATACTCGTACAGTTTTGGATCGATTTTGCAGCGGGTGTAGTGGATATCGTCAGGCTCGCAAAATGGAAATAACAGCTCGTCCATACATAGGACAATGGTTTCCCGGTCCTGATCAGGCATGGCGGGTAACTTGGCTAAGTTCGGATCTCTCCATCTCGTTTCGGGGTCAAACGTCCCCATAACGATCGCTGGAACCCCCCTGGCCTCACTTCTGGACATCTTCATACAATGATTGCTCTTGCGACTGGCAGCTTTTCAGAAAGGTCATAAATGTGTCGATCGACTGGAGATGTTCATAATCAAATTCGTCATAGTCAATGATTACGTTTAACTGATCCTCGACTTTGAGCATAAACTGAATCATTTGCAGGGAATCGAGACCAATATCGTTATTGAGTTCCGTTGCTGGGGACAGGGATTCGCGTAGTTCCGGTTGGTCTTCTTTGATAGTGCACAAAATGTCTACGATTTTATCGTACATGACTACACTCCTTTAAAGTGATAATTATGTGAGGTACAACCGAAATTATTACGCTTACATATGCATTCATATCAAACCTGGGTTCGGTTTATATTTCTCCTCTCTCTTCCAAAGTTACAATTATTATCTTTATAATGACATTTTATGTCAAGGGATAAAAACCTGTGATCTCACACTCACCAACAAGGTTTCCAGCTACTAAAAACCGCTATTTTAGTGGCCTCCCAGGTTCGGCCCTCCTCATTTTGTTTTGGACGATTTTCTCCCTTTGATAAGATCAAGACAAATTGTTAAAATTTATGTACTAACGTTAGAACCCACCCATTTAATAGAAAATGAGGCGAGTACATGATTGAAATTACGATTGAATTGGTACGTCAATTAATTGATAGTCAATTTCCGAAGTGGAAAGGCTTAACGATAACACCTGTAGAAAAAAGCGGGCATGATAACCGTACCTATCGATTAGGTGACGAAATGACGATTCGTTTACCAAGTCACGAACGTTACGCCTCTGCTGTAGAAAAAGAACTGAAGTGGCTTCCAGTTTTCAAACCTCAGCTGTCCTTGCCCATTCCAGCTCCCATTGCAAAAGGTGAACCTTCGGATGACTATCCCCTTCCCTGGTCAATCAACCAATGGATTGCAGGCGAGACTGTCACGCATATCAACGTACTCGACCTAAGCGTTTTTGCCGAAGAACTCGCTACATTTCTGAGAGAACTCGAAGCCATTGATGGTAGTCATGGCATACCCGCAGGCATTCAAAATTTTCATCGCGGCGGGGACTTAGCGGTTTATGATACAGATACAAGGACCGTAATTGAAAAGGTATCTGGCCATTACGATACAAAACTCATGACTGAAATATGGGAGCTTGCTCTGGCAACGAAATATCAAGCTGCACCGTTATGGCTGCATGGTGATGTTGCAGTAGGTAATCTGCTCGTGCAAGATGGACGATTATGCGGAGTTATTGATTTTGGAACTATGGGCGTGGGCGATCCTTCCAGTGATCTTGTGATGGCCTGGAACTTTTTTGATGATGTAAGTCGTGAGATATTCCTAAGCTGCATGAATGTTGACCAAGACACGGTTGATCGTGCCCGTGGTTGGGCTTTGTGGAAAGCACTTATCTCCTACGATTGGAATGAACAAGGCTCGGAAGCCTCGAATTGGGGAAAGCATGTCATAGATGTCATTATTCGTGACTATAAATCGCTCTAAGTATATGAGCCTAACAAATCCCTACGCGGGCGCACAGCCTCGCATAGGGATTTATTTTTGCTTTTCCGTAGATTTGTTTTGCATTTATTTCACCCATCCCATTTAACCTCTAAATCTCGCAATATTAATTACAAATCAGTGTTGACATTGAGCTTAGGATAAAGCAGTTCGTTATAACGAGCTGGTGTGATGATGTGGTGGAGATGCAGATATGAACTGGGGAGCGTAAATTGATCTTACTATTGTGAATTTTTCATATACTGAAATAATAATATAATGCTCGAAGACAGGGTGCATTGAGTTGATGTTTGAAGTTTCACGATTAAATTCCCCCTTAATTCTTGGATGGAAATCTGGAGGAACCACCCCCTCTCCATAGATATAACTAATACGCTTTTATCTTTTATTTTTGTGAATTTTTCATATAGTGAAAATATTAGGTTGTTGCGAATAAAAAAAGCCGCCTTTGAGGCGACTTGGGGATAATCACGCTAATTTTATAGATGAAAGAATCAAGTTCGTCCAGTCCAATCAGTTCCCGCTACTTCTTTCCACCGTTCTCTAATCTCGTCGTATAACTCCTTACTCAGAGCTCCTTTGGCGACAAGATCGGCATTTTGCTGCCAACGGTTAGGTTTGGCTGTACCCACAATTGCCGTGTCTACCCCTTCTGTACTGAGCGTAAAACGTAATGCCGTTTCAACGGCTGATTGTGCATCTTCGCTCAGAAATCCATAACCAAGTTCATTCAAGCGCTTCCAGTATACAAAGGGATATGCTTCTTCCGGAAGCGAGTCATACGTCCATGCCGCATTGGCAATGGGGCGTTTGGCAATAACACCCATATTTCTCTTTCTCGCTTCTGGCAGCGTCAGATCGATGGCTTCCTGATCGGCAATGTTCAGCGAGGTTTCCAAGCTGTCGAACACACCTGTCTGAATCGCATAAAGTGCATCTGTCGTATCGCCACTATATCCAATAAATCTTGTTTTCCCGGCTTCCTTGACTCGTTGCAGCACTTCTATGACTGCTCCTTGCCGAAGTACTTCTTCAGAGCAGCTATGAAGATGGATTACATCAACGTATTCCGTTCTTAGTCTACGAAGACTACGGTCAATCGTCTGCTCTAATACTTTGGCGTCCCAATCTGGGCCATCTATCCCAGCGGCATGTCCACATTTGGTAAATAAATAATAATCGTCTCTGCGATGTGATAGCACGTCTCCAATTAACTCTTCACTATCCCCATAACATTCAGCCGTATCAATGACGTTTAACCCTGCATCCAACGCACTGTTAAGCAATGTTTCTACATCTGCTTTGGATACGTTCTTGCCGATCTCCGCTCCACCAAACCCAAGTGTACTTACTTTCATGCCAGTGTTTCCGTAATTACGCAGTTCCATGGATCATTTCCTCCAAGCTTCGTGAATTTGGTTACAGATAATGAAAGTTCTTATAGTACAAAGTAGTCCTCGGTATGTATTACCCTTATGTTGGGTATTACTCCCACTTGTTCATCTTACTTTATTTACTCCAACACGGATACACCCGTTGAATCAGGTTACGAAAAACTGACTCGGGTTCCCCAGTTCAGGATGAAATTTCTCACGGAAGCGTCCTCCCGTATATTCCCCTATGATTTTTCGCCAGAATGCCTGAGCAATGACATTGTTGCGAACCTGGGTTACTTTCCACCTTCCTGGAAAACGTCCAAACAGCTCATAAGCTGCCCGGGTGCCCACTCCACTACGCCGATATTTTTGCATTACAAAAAACTCAGTCAAATAGTAGTCATTATCTTTGCCGCCTGGTTCACAACGCTCTACTAATGCAAACCCTGCTGGTGCCTCATCACTCGTAATCAAAAAAGGAAACTTACGGTCTTCTTCTGACCAAAAAGCGTCCAATCCGGGATACTCCGGGAAAATACCGTTACTATCCACATCAATATTCAAATATCTAGTAAAATCATACAGATAAAATTGCATTAAGTGCCGAATCACCTGACTGCGTTCCCGGGGAACCAGCTCTATTTTTATATTCATCCGGTTCACCTCCTCTGCTCTACTTATAACTCATACTTTAAAGCTTTACATCGCCAAGGGCAAGGAAGATAGATGTGTGTTATTCCGGTTCCGTGAACAGGCTGTGACGATCTAAATATGGTAAACTAGGATATAGCATATTTTAGAAATTATTTTAACATGGGGGTGCCGAACTTGACCAATGTGCAAAAAGAGATTGACCGACGCAAGCTGGATGACAAACTGCCTTCCATGCCTTGGTTCGTTCAGCAATTCATTGACTATAAATTACCCGATTTATCTCCTTCAACTTTGCTTGAATATTTAAGGGATTATGAAGCCTTCTTTGGCTGGTTACGCGCGGAAGGATTATCCGAAGCAAGCTCCAATAAGGAAGTTACATTGCTTGAACTGGAAGTCCTTCGAATGGAATCAGTGACATCATATCGATTATTTTTGGCCACCAAGCGTGAAGGAGCCAACTCCAGAATCACGGTTTCCCGCAAGCTTTCTTCTCTGCGTTCACTCTTTCATTATTTAAGTCAGATTGCGGAAGACGAAGATTTCTACCCCCTGCTGAAACGAAATATTATGGCGAAGATTGAGATCAAACGTACCCATAAACCCAAAGATACAGCAGCCAAACTAAAGGGTAAACTTCTGGAGGAAGAAGAGTTACTGGAGTTTATCGGATACATCCTTGAAGGATATGCCGTGGATATGGAAAAGAACAAACAGGCGATTTACTCGCATGACCTAAACAAAGAACGAGATGCCTGCATCGCCAGCCTCATTCTGAATTCGGGTCTGCGTGTATCTGAAGTGGTGAACCTGAACGTGGATGATCTGGACCTCAACAATAAGCTGCTGTATGTATATCGCAAAGGTAATAATGATGAGACGTTTAAGACGCCAGTGTATTTTAGAGAACAAGCCAAGGATGAACTCGCAACCTATATCAATCTGCGCCAGTCACGTTACCGCACACCCAAACGGGAAAAAGGCTTGTTTATCGCTCTTCGCAATGGAGAGTCGGAAGGAAGTCGGATGACCAAACGAGCCATACAGGCCATGATCATGAAGTACGCCAAACAATTTGGCAAGCCGTACCTGACTGTGCATAAATTGCGCCATTCTTTTGCGACCGACTATTATTTGCAAAATGATATCTATAAAACGAAGGAACAGCTTGGACACGCTTCTACGGAAACAACCGAAATTTACGCGCACCTCACGGATAAAACGATGTCTGAAGCGATTGAACGTCGTACAGATGATGGGATGTAGCCTATTGATGCAACTCAGCATGCAGATTCATTAGATTCATTACAAGGTAACTTAAAAAAGCGATTCTTCCAAGAGAATGTCTTGAAAGGATCGCTTCTTCATATTTATTGCTTCGCAAAATTAATAAAACATACTCTTTTCCTTACATTTCATTTCATTAGTTTACATAATAATTATTTCGTCATAATTTTCTTTTTTCTTCGTGACGCTCAAGCGAAACCAGCCATCTTGCTATGTCCCCTGTCTCAAGAACAGAATGCCAAACGAGGTTTTCTCTTACCTCCATATATTCTTTCTTATCATGCACCAGCCATGAAACAATCCCAATTACATCCTGTAACGTCTCGATCAGAGAAAAGTCTTTTTCTTCACGGAGCATGACTAATTTGGGATATGGCGCTTGTTTGTATCCCTCAATGAGAATCCAGTCGTACGCTGATAGATATTTTATCATGTCTTCCAACGAAGTCGCTTGTCTTTCAATGAGTGCGGTACGTTTCTCCGACATAACAACGACTGCATCGGCCCCTGCTTGAGCAAAGCCGTAGGAATCGGTTCCTTCGTGATCCATCTCAAAATGATCATGTCCATCATGTTTAATTACAGCCACTCTTCGTCCAGCAGAAGTAAGGTAGCGAGTAAGTGCAGCAATTAAGGTGCTTTTGCCTGTGTTTTTATATCCAACAATCTGCATGATATATGGTGAACTGCTGCTTATTTCAGACATGTATGACCTACCTGACATGACCCGTGGGAAGTCTGAGAATTTGAACCTGTTCACCAGCAGGAATGCCTTTTTTCTCAGGCGGAACAATGATCAGGCAGTCGCTATCTTTAATAGTAATCATGACACTGGATTCGTCCACACGCGATGCTGAAGGTTTAGCATACACCCTTCCGTTTCGTATCTCTGTCCGTCCGCGTACAAAGCGCGTGAAATTGTTGACCTTCGTATAGTCATCATCCAATATCGCTGTCCATTCTTCCAAATATGGATGAGCATCAGCCTGCATCGTACGAATCGTTGGCCGAACAAATAACTCAAAGCCGACAAAACAAGCCCCCGGATTGCCCGAAAGTGCAAATAGCAGCTTGTCATTAACCACAGCAGCCGTCGTAACACTGCCGGGACGCATGGTCACTTTGTTAAACAGCATCTCCATATTCCCTTCCCGAACCAGGTCACCCATAATATCATAATCCCCAACCGATACCCCACCTGTTGTGACCACCATATCATTATGTTCAAGCGCTTCTGTAAGCTTCATACGTGCCGTATCTACATCATCAGCAATCGAACCATACATAACCGGCTCACCCCCCGCTTCAACGACCAGAGAACGAAGCATATAGCTGTTACTGTTCCGAATACGGCCAGGTTGCAATGGCTCGTCCACCTCCAACAACTCTGTACCTGTTGCAAAAATGGCTACCTTGGGGCGTTTGTATACAGGCACTTGACCTACGCCGAATGTCGCCAGCACGGATTGTTCACCTGCCTGAATAATCGTTCCTGCTTCCAGCAGCAATTGGCCCTCATGAACTTCCAATCCAATTGGCGTAATGTTAGCATCAGGCTGAATATGGCGCTTAAGAGCAATCCATTGTTCCCCATGCTCTTCTTTACTTTCAGTCATCTCCATCATAACAACAGCATCTGCACCTTCCGGCACCTGAGCTCCTGTCATGATCCGAGCAGCTGTACCTGATGTAATCGTAAGATCCGATGTATACCCGCATGGAATTTCATCAATGATACGAAGCCAAATCTGCTGCTCGCTGGATGCTTCAATCGTATCCGAACTCAGAATCGCGAATCCATCCATTCCGGAACGACGAAAGAATGGGTAAGGATGGGGAGCATGAATCGTCTCAGCAAGCGTTCGACCATGTGCTTGCTCAAGTGTTACTTTTTCTGTTGAACCCAAACCGACATGAGCAGCAACTTTCGCCTGCGCATCCGTTACTTGTATAGCTTTACGGATAAATTTCGAAGTCGTCATATCCGTTGAATGTGAATTTATTTTCAATGGTGATAGAACCTCCCTGAGTCATTTGTTCATATTTAAAAAGTGTAGCCCGAAAGCTAGGTCATGACAAGTACTCTCCAACATCCCATTCACATGAAAGACGAATCGTCAGTCCATAATATGTAAGAGAAAAGGAGCTGATCTTATTGAACCAACGATGCGAATTATGTGGAAGGGAGCCTGTCGAGACAACAGTTCATCACCTGACACCTAAAGAAATGGGCGGAACACACATGCCTACTGCCGATCTCTGTATCCCTTGCCACAAACAAATTCATTCTCTATATACGAATCGCGATATTATTACCTTAGGTTTAACCGAGATACAGGCGCTAAGGAAAGATGAGCGCATCGCTCCTTATATCCGCTGGATTCGCAAACAACCTGCCGCAACCATTCCTCGTGTTCGAAAGTCTCATCATGTCCGCAAATCGTAAAACAAAAAGAACAGCATCCAAGGTCATGTTCAGTGGCATAGCTCGCTCCACCTTACCTTTTCACTGTTCTTCTGCTAATGCTTTAATATTGCGGGTCCCATTCATGAGAAGTGCTACCTACGCCTCATAATTCGGCCGCCGCCAACCCTCGTTTTGGGCTTTTTATAGGAACTCTTCGGTGAGTCAAATAATCCTCCAAGGCCGCCACTACTTTTATTACGATCAATTGTGCCTTTGCTTTGTTCCTTATTCCGGCTGAATAATCCTCCACCGGAGCCTACGCTTGAATCCTTATCGCTGCCACGACGGGTAATCGATCCTTTTCGGTCAACGGTAATCGGGGGAGCAACCTTTTTATCGCTGCTCGTCGGTGTCCGATAGGATCCTTCCCTTGGCTTATACGTGTCCTTGTTCGTATACCCCCGATACGTACCTGCCCCTCTACCCCCGAACGAATCAAACAAATTACCGATTAATGTTGCGGTTAAGTACCCTTGCAAAAAGGACGAATCATAATTCTGCCGAACATATTCCTTTGAATCCACCTCAACCAAGGTGTCTTCCGCGTTATTCGGGTCTTGCTGCAAATGATAATACTGGTCCTGATACACCAGGAACATCCGCTCTGTATTTTCCGCCGAGATCTGATCCGGCTTCCGCTGTTCAGATAATTCCTGAGCAACCTCTGGAACGGTGCGATCGGCAGCTCGGTACACATAGGATGTCGTATTACCACTGCCGCTGACCGATTCAAGCGGATATGTGTCCTGAACGGAAGGTGCTCCGCACGCGGACAGCAGGGACATCACAAGGCTGAGGACCAGCATTAATTTTAATCCATGTGCCAAGCGCTTTTTCATTGGAACCTCTCCTAGCTCGAACGAATCACTTTGATATCCGCAGGAAGAATGGACTCACCCTCATACAGCGTAAATCTTCTGTCTTGCCACTCCACACGCAATAGCATGTTATCATCAGACTGATATTGCCATACTAATTGTTCCCCAGCCTGACCATAGGGTGTCCTGCCTGCAGTGGTTACCATTCCTCCGTATTCTTCCTCCAGATGATACGCACGTCCATCCAAATCCAGCAACGTAGGCACCTCATCTGGTGCATCGAGACGGCCATCAATTGGTGTATAGAGGGCATACCGGGTCATTTCCCGTTCTTCAATATGCAAATGTCGGATTGCCGTACCATCCTGCAACGTGAGGACAGCTGCATTTCGCGCTCGATGATGTACCCGCCCAACAACTTCATAGGTGAC contains these protein-coding regions:
- a CDS encoding phosphopantetheine-binding protein — its product is MYDKIVDILCTIKEDQPELRESLSPATELNNDIGLDSLQMIQFMLKVEDQLNVIIDYDEFDYEHLQSIDTFMTFLKSCQSQEQSLYEDVQK
- a CDS encoding aminoglycoside phosphotransferase family protein; the protein is MIEITIELVRQLIDSQFPKWKGLTITPVEKSGHDNRTYRLGDEMTIRLPSHERYASAVEKELKWLPVFKPQLSLPIPAPIAKGEPSDDYPLPWSINQWIAGETVTHINVLDLSVFAEELATFLRELEAIDGSHGIPAGIQNFHRGGDLAVYDTDTRTVIEKVSGHYDTKLMTEIWELALATKYQAAPLWLHGDVAVGNLLVQDGRLCGVIDFGTMGVGDPSSDLVMAWNFFDDVSREIFLSCMNVDQDTVDRARGWALWKALISYDWNEQGSEASNWGKHVIDVIIRDYKSL
- a CDS encoding aldo/keto reductase; protein product: MELRNYGNTGMKVSTLGFGGAEIGKNVSKADVETLLNSALDAGLNVIDTAECYGDSEELIGDVLSHRRDDYYLFTKCGHAAGIDGPDWDAKVLEQTIDRSLRRLRTEYVDVIHLHSCSEEVLRQGAVIEVLQRVKEAGKTRFIGYSGDTTDALYAIQTGVFDSLETSLNIADQEAIDLTLPEARKRNMGVIAKRPIANAAWTYDSLPEEAYPFVYWKRLNELGYGFLSEDAQSAVETALRFTLSTEGVDTAIVGTAKPNRWQQNADLVAKGALSKELYDEIRERWKEVAGTDWTGRT
- a CDS encoding GNAT family N-acetyltransferase, with the translated sequence MNIKIELVPRERSQVIRHLMQFYLYDFTRYLNIDVDSNGIFPEYPGLDAFWSEEDRKFPFLITSDEAPAGFALVERCEPGGKDNDYYLTEFFVMQKYRRSGVGTRAAYELFGRFPGRWKVTQVRNNVIAQAFWRKIIGEYTGGRFREKFHPELGNPSQFFVT
- the xerS gene encoding tyrosine recombinase XerS, whose amino-acid sequence is MGVPNLTNVQKEIDRRKLDDKLPSMPWFVQQFIDYKLPDLSPSTLLEYLRDYEAFFGWLRAEGLSEASSNKEVTLLELEVLRMESVTSYRLFLATKREGANSRITVSRKLSSLRSLFHYLSQIAEDEDFYPLLKRNIMAKIEIKRTHKPKDTAAKLKGKLLEEEELLEFIGYILEGYAVDMEKNKQAIYSHDLNKERDACIASLILNSGLRVSEVVNLNVDDLDLNNKLLYVYRKGNNDETFKTPVYFREQAKDELATYINLRQSRYRTPKREKGLFIALRNGESEGSRMTKRAIQAMIMKYAKQFGKPYLTVHKLRHSFATDYYLQNDIYKTKEQLGHASTETTEIYAHLTDKTMSEAIERRTDDGM
- the mobB gene encoding molybdopterin-guanine dinucleotide biosynthesis protein B is translated as MSEISSSSPYIMQIVGYKNTGKSTLIAALTRYLTSAGRRVAVIKHDGHDHFEMDHEGTDSYGFAQAGADAVVVMSEKRTALIERQATSLEDMIKYLSAYDWILIEGYKQAPYPKLVMLREEKDFSLIETLQDVIGIVSWLVHDKKEYMEVRENLVWHSVLETGDIARWLVSLERHEEKRKL
- the glp gene encoding gephyrin-like molybdotransferase Glp; the protein is MTTSKFIRKAIQVTDAQAKVAAHVGLGSTEKVTLEQAHGRTLAETIHAPHPYPFFRRSGMDGFAILSSDTIEASSEQQIWLRIIDEIPCGYTSDLTITSGTAARIMTGAQVPEGADAVVMMEMTESKEEHGEQWIALKRHIQPDANITPIGLEVHEGQLLLEAGTIIQAGEQSVLATFGVGQVPVYKRPKVAIFATGTELLEVDEPLQPGRIRNSNSYMLRSLVVEAGGEPVMYGSIADDVDTARMKLTEALEHNDMVVTTGGVSVGDYDIMGDLVREGNMEMLFNKVTMRPGSVTTAAVVNDKLLFALSGNPGACFVGFELFVRPTIRTMQADAHPYLEEWTAILDDDYTKVNNFTRFVRGRTEIRNGRVYAKPSASRVDESSVMITIKDSDCLIIVPPEKKGIPAGEQVQILRLPTGHVR
- a CDS encoding HNH endonuclease produces the protein MNQRCELCGREPVETTVHHLTPKEMGGTHMPTADLCIPCHKQIHSLYTNRDIITLGLTEIQALRKDERIAPYIRWIRKQPAATIPRVRKSHHVRKS
- a CDS encoding DUF4247 domain-containing protein, translated to MKKRLAHGLKLMLVLSLVMSLLSACGAPSVQDTYPLESVSGSGNTTSYVYRAADRTVPEVAQELSEQRKPDQISAENTERMFLVYQDQYYHLQQDPNNAEDTLVEVDSKEYVRQNYDSSFLQGYLTATLIGNLFDSFGGRGAGTYRGYTNKDTYKPREGSYRTPTSSDKKVAPPITVDRKGSITRRGSDKDSSVGSGGGLFSRNKEQSKGTIDRNKSSGGLGGLFDSPKSSYKKPKTRVGGGRIMRRR
- a CDS encoding DUF4178 domain-containing protein; this encodes MSVWKRIKGIIAKPEPPKVEKTMLQLAPGDICEVSLVTYEVVGRVHHRARNAAVLTLQDGTAIRHLHIEEREMTRYALYTPIDGRLDAPDEVPTLLDLDGRAYHLEEEYGGMVTTAGRTPYGQAGEQLVWQYQSDDNMLLRVEWQDRRFTLYEGESILPADIKVIRSS